The following proteins come from a genomic window of Triticum aestivum cultivar Chinese Spring chromosome 6A, IWGSC CS RefSeq v2.1, whole genome shotgun sequence:
- the LOC123131321 gene encoding high-affinity zinc uptake system protein ZnuA has product MAEKRSPLHLPHHKEEDKEGEEKQHGHDHGHGHGHDHNHGHGHDHNHNHREHAGGRGLDIDMDLPAYVNMGSITTAGVLDWRYQKATGEKRPDKVIGLISAEQAKEAERREAEERKAEEEEGGAAWAKNKNVYQF; this is encoded by the exons ATGGCAGAGAAGAGGAGCCCCCTGCACCTGCCTCACCACAAGGAGGAGgacaaggagggggaggagaagcaGCACGGCCATGACCACGGTCACGGTCACGGTCACGACCACAACCATGGCCACGGCCACGACCACAACCACAACCACAGGGAGCACGCCGGCGGGAGGGGGCTGGACATCGACATGGACCTACCGGCGTACGTCAACATGGGCTCCATCACCACCGCGGGCGTTCTC GACTGGAGGTACCAGAAGGCGACAGGGGAGAAGAGGCCGGACAAGGTGATCGGATTGATCAGCGCCGAGCAGGCCAAGGAGGCCGAGCGCAGGGAGGCCGAGGagcgcaaggcggaggaggaggagggcggggccGCCTGGGCCAAGAACAAGAACGTCTACCAGTTCTGA
- the LOC123131323 gene encoding cytochrome c1-2, heme protein, mitochondrial, whose product MASPGASCPAAYSWAPQDGAQRGQTVFMQVCAGCHVMLPYAGLRAAAQGEVGAQTAEIMVAEEAVTAARPPSGGSYTPDLTALTTKIHEGAALYTTGGKIMTTMPTMLTGGVSMCQELTKMMAPPSAMWMQFAQPYIGTIQMA is encoded by the exons ATGGCTTCACCGGGGGCGTCCTGCCCGGCGGCCTACTCGTGGGCGCCGCAGGACGG GGCACAGCGCGGGCAGACGGTCTTCATGCAGGTCTGCGCGGGGTGCCACGTCATGCTCCCCTACGCCGGCCTCCGCGCGGCGGCGCAGGGCGAGGTGGGAGCTCAGACGGCCGAGATCATGGTCGCAGAGGAAGCTGTGACGGCTGCGAGACCCCCATCCGGTGGCTCATACACGCCGGACCTCACCGCCCTCACCACAAAA ATCCATGAAGGGGCGGCTCTGTACACCACAGGGGGCAAGATCATGACAACGATGCCTACGATGCTCACCGGCGGTGTCTCCATGTGCCAAGAGCTGACGAAGATGATGGCGCCACCAAGCGCCATGTGGATGCAGTTTGCCCAGCCCTACATTGGGACTATCCAGATGGCTTGA